A single Ketogulonicigenium vulgare WSH-001 DNA region contains:
- a CDS encoding urease subunit beta gives MIPGEIFPADGDLILNADREAITLMVANTGDRPIQVGSHYHFAEVNPALDFDRAAARGMRLDIAAGTAVRFEPGQRRDVHLIPLSGARIVHGFNALIAGPL, from the coding sequence ATGATACCCGGAGAGATTTTCCCCGCCGATGGCGATCTGATCCTGAACGCTGACCGCGAGGCCATCACCCTGATGGTCGCCAATACCGGTGACCGGCCCATTCAGGTCGGCAGCCATTACCATTTCGCCGAGGTGAACCCGGCGCTCGATTTCGACCGCGCCGCCGCGCGCGGCATGCGCCTTGATATCGCCGCGGGCACCGCTGTCCGGTTCGAGCCGGGCCAGCGCCGCGATGTGCATCTGATCCCGCTGTCGGGCGCGCGCATCGTGCATGGGTTCAACGCGCTGATCGCCGGTCCGCTTTAG
- a CDS encoding urease subunit gamma, producing MQLTPREKDKLLISMAAEVARRRLSRGVKLNHPEAIALITDFVVEGARDGRSVADLMQAGAHVITRAQCMEGIAEMIHDVQVEATFPDGTKLVTVHNPIR from the coding sequence ATGCAACTGACCCCCCGTGAAAAGGATAAGCTGCTGATTTCCATGGCGGCCGAGGTGGCCCGCCGCCGCCTGTCGCGCGGCGTCAAGCTGAACCACCCCGAGGCGATTGCCCTGATCACCGATTTCGTGGTCGAGGGCGCGCGCGATGGCCGCTCGGTCGCGGATCTGATGCAGGCGGGCGCCCATGTCATCACCCGCGCCCAATGTATGGAGGGCATCGCCGAGATGATCCATGACGTGCAGGTCGAGGCGACCTTTCCCGATGGCACGAAACTCGTGACCGTCCATAACCCGATCCGCTGA
- a CDS encoding urease accessory protein UreD, whose protein sequence is MLHEPARLPHEQPRSVGQLVITAKYAEGRSRLDELRQQGSFRALFPHGARGDVLAIMLNTSGGVTGGDRFDTEAVAGAGAALTLSTQAAERAYRIAGDRPGSITTRLRAEAGATLHWLPQETILFDGAGLDRDLHIDMHPSARVVLCEPLILGRRAMGERVTSAHLTDRWQVHRGGELIFLDTLRLRGPVQDLADRIGIADGATAMAQVMLAAPDADAELLRIRTLLPPTAGASLVRDGVLFIRILAEDGYALRRSLVPILEVLTRAPLPRTWSL, encoded by the coding sequence ATGCTGCACGAACCCGCCCGCCTGCCCCATGAACAGCCCCGCTCGGTCGGGCAATTGGTGATCACCGCGAAATATGCGGAGGGGCGCTCGCGTCTGGACGAGTTGCGCCAGCAAGGGTCGTTCCGCGCGCTGTTTCCGCATGGCGCACGCGGCGATGTGCTGGCGATCATGCTGAACACATCGGGCGGCGTCACCGGCGGCGACCGCTTTGATACCGAGGCTGTCGCAGGCGCGGGCGCCGCCTTGACCCTATCCACACAGGCCGCCGAGCGTGCCTATCGCATCGCGGGCGACCGCCCCGGCAGCATTACCACCCGCCTGCGGGCCGAGGCGGGCGCGACCCTGCACTGGCTGCCGCAGGAAACCATCTTGTTTGACGGCGCGGGGCTGGACCGCGATTTGCACATCGACATGCACCCTAGCGCGCGTGTTGTCCTGTGCGAGCCGCTGATTCTGGGCCGCCGCGCGATGGGCGAGCGGGTGACATCGGCCCATCTGACCGACCGCTGGCAGGTGCATCGCGGCGGCGAGTTGATCTTCCTTGATACATTGCGTTTGCGCGGCCCCGTGCAGGATCTGGCCGATCGGATCGGCATCGCCGATGGCGCGACGGCCATGGCGCAGGTCATGCTGGCCGCGCCGGACGCAGATGCTGAACTTTTACGCATTCGCACGCTTTTGCCGCCCACGGCGGGGGCCAGCCTTGTGCGGGACGGCGTTTTGTTTATCCGTATTCTAGCCGAAGACGGCTATGCGCTGCGCCGCAGCCTCGTGCCGATTTTAGAAGTCTTAACCCGCGCCCCGCTGCCTCGAACTTGGAGCCTTTGA